The genomic segment TTTTATAATTAGATCAATCCTATTAGTTATCATGTTTATTTAGAGTATGAAGaaattcaagttaaaaatatCCAGTACTTCTAACTTAATCTTGTCTGATGTTTTCTCTTGAATTCTCTTTTTCTTACATGCCTCTCTATACTTTGTAAacatatttctaattaattattttctcatgAACTCtcactaaaatattttacttcatCTATAGTTTATGGTTCGAAAACCCTAGAAGCTAGCCCTTGCACTTGCATGCAGTTTGTAAAATCACTAGCATTTCCTTAAAACGTCAAGAAAATGTTGAAAGGAGTGAATCCAAACCATCTCagaaatttttataattcaggTGAGAATCCAATTTCAGTGCTGAAATTAACTCCAGCCCGATACGATAGCATTGATGATGAAATTTACAGCACCGATGAATTCCGAATGTATGCTTACAAGATCAAGAAATGCACTAGAACCCGCAGCCACGACTGGACGGAGTGCCCCTACGCCCACCTCGGCGAGAAGGCGACACGTCGGGACCCAAGAGAGGTGCCCTACACGGCCATTGCTTGCCCAGAATTTCGCAATGGACACTGCCTTAAAGGTGATGAATGCGAATTTGCTCATGGAGTTTTCGAGTATTGGCTTCATCCTTCACGTTACCGAACACGTGCATGCAATGCAGGACGTTTTTGCCAACGTAAGGTTTGCTTTTTTGCTCACACACCTGAGCAACTCAGGCCTCAGGACAAATATACGTGTCCTCTTGTGTACAGGGCACGAATGAATGGTCATGAGAATGGGATCTTTGGTTTTGGATCGAGCAGAGAAGATGGTGCCACGTCGCATACAATGTTGGGGCCCCTGTCCCCTATGGCTATCAGGATGGATGGTAGGAGTTATTTTGATGGGGCTTCAGATTTCTTGAATAGTTTGAGAAACTCAAAGATTGCTGATGAAAACGATCATGATCAAGAAATTAGGGGTCTTAAGAGAAGCGGGATCAGTGAATTGGATTTGGAACTGCCACATATTGATTGGATTTCAGAGCTGGTGGAGTGATGTGACTGTTGATGAATCGAAGAGAGCTAGGGTTAAGGGATATTTTCCAAGATTCGAATGTATGCTCAGAGTAATTAAATATGGTATCATCTTGTGGGTAAATTAATCATACCCACAATAAAGTGAGTGATTGGAATAGTATTTGctctattaatttcaattaatttaccCACAAGAGTGTAAAATGTGAGGGTAGTTAATTTCAATTATCACTGCATGTCAACTGTTTGGTTTCTCATTTGAGTCGTCGTGTACTTCTTGGCATGTCAAGAAATGAAATATTATGCCTATGTCACCTGGGTTCGAGCCCTAGTATGTACGTTTGTCACCCCCATAGTGTCTTACATATCTACTGgacttgcagggtgttcagtgagTCCGGGAATTAGTTGTGGTGCacgtaagctgacccggacacctcgggttaccaaaaaaaaaatgaaatattacaTGTTTTTCTCTATCTTCACCGAATAAATTAATAtcgttgatatatatatatatatatatatatatatatatatatatatatatatataaagctaaaCTGTTTTATTGCTGATTAATTGTAATGACTGCAATCCACACTAGAATATTGATTTGCCTTTCAAACACAAGAATTGAACACACACTTAGGGGTAAGttagtatttttcatattttattacatCTTGAGATTATGTTTATACCcttgaaaaaacaacaacacagcTTATATCTGAAGGGGTTTTTTTCTgtgattttcatttgtttttgtacAATATAATTATCACATAGcctttaagattaatttttttattgtttaaagtCAAggggtatttttaattttttaacctcGGTTTTTTTGCAATTATTGCATGGAGTCAAGGGTTTTCTAGTctttcgataaaaaaaattgattgtcaTGAGCAAGTGGAAGGAACCTACGCCTTTTAGGTGGCCTGTGCAGCTTCTCCCGGTGGCTGTTGGTTGTCTTTTGAGATTGCGTCCACAACATCACGTCACCCTCTACACGGTAGACTGACACGTGTCAACCTCTGTGGCATGATGAAGTTTCGAAGATAATTTTCTCCccatgttttttctctttcctccaCCTCAGAAGATGTGGTGGCTTTGCTAAATTGCAAAGTGTTTctcaatttttaattgtattgagtttgatttatttttttttcaattccatctcttgacatttgattttttattttttttaatcaaatttgatccttattcttttaattactatttattttgattttatttttttctaattggattttattttttgacttaATCCCCAACCATTTGCTTTtaattctttctcttttttttaaagcaaaaaataatcaattgatTTTGACATGATTTCCCTCTGACTAAtcgcttgattttttattcggctaaaaagttaaaaatataatattttgataagaaaaaattatgaaagcaaaaattcatttatgatcctcttttttaaaaaaaataatggtttttctttgttttgaattttcttttttagatcttttttttagcTTCATTCATTTTCCATTTGAGTGTGTGGGTGTGTGTTAtcttgattgttgttttttttatccttcctttgattttattttttttaattttatacctcaacattttattttatttgatttttttctagatttaattagtccttatttttaaaaatttattattttttttatcattttcttaattttttcctttcaattttatccctcgacattttattttatttgttttttatctaattttggttttcattattttaattgcttttttttcttttttcttttttattttttcttttcaattaagtctcttattattttctttcattattttttatatcagatttaatctttattgttttgattatgatttgttttttattttattttatgatggttaataattttattcaaggttttttttgtcttttatatagtcatcttggtctcatgaccaGAATTGTTGATTTCAAAGATTTGCccaattaataaatatttaaaagataaaacaaaactacaaaacgctatttcatatttaatagtttttattaattataatataacgAATAAATACTTTTACTTTTAGTTTGTAGGCCATGCATACATTGGCATGTGACCATTTTCTTAAATCAATATTTAGAATAAAGTTTTTCAATTCTATAAtcccttaaaaataaattattgaatataactttaaaataattttatattattttttaacatccattaataaaaaaactgtttaaatttgaaatttacatagatttattattattttatatttaatttttaacttagtTATGAAGAATgcggaaaataatttaaaagtttaatttattaaataaaattaaaataataattttatatattcttccTTTTGGTGGTTTGCCCCCTTTCGGTACTAAAAAATCGAGTCGCAGCTCATACAAATTCATCATGCTTGTACCGTATAACAACCTCCTACGTaccttttttcttatataaaaaataacagaagaTGTTTCATTCGTAAAGAACATGCATGCTAATTATAACAATCCTTCAAAATTATGGCTTATATTGCCGGAGAGAGGAAgcacaaaatatttaaataaaatttgatgagAAGGCAAATATCACACCCGCTTCAATTCGATGATAACAAGTTCCAACAAAACACCTCTCGGACCGAAAATAAATGTTGTCTTCAACGAAAGAACTTCTTATCACCGATCCTTGAGTCGTCCTTGAGATAACATATGGTTAGACCACGGCCCAAGCCATGTGATCGGATTGTCAAGCTGTCTGGTTTAGTGGTTGAGTCAAGGCTCAAACCCGAGTGACATGACAGCCACACTGCTCGGTCTAGTGGTTGGACCGAGACCCACACCAAGCTCGATCAATAGAAtagattgagataatttatCTATCGCATGTACATTTTCACAATCAATGTGCTTTGCCGAAATCAAAAGGTAACTCCTAGaagaggagaggaaaaaaactgCCTAACCTCTTACTTCCGTTTGATCGAGTGTTGATCATCGGCTGTGTATGGCATTAATTGTTGGAAAATGAAAAGGTACGGGATTGACATGCTCtcatattaaattgaaagaatcagaccatattgttttaatatatcataaaattaaaaaaacaacttaatttcttcctgtattaaaataatttaatttctcgcATCATTTCATATCAATGGTCGTGTTCTTGAACCCAAAGGTAAGAGTTCCATGCTCAACTAATTGCTAAATGCAAGTATTCTATTAATTTGCCAGGGATATCTTCTGCATTAAAGACTACTAGTcatctttatctttatctttatctttatctttatctttatatatatatatatattgatcaaGTAGagaagtattaaattaaaacaacaccATCAACCATTAAGAAGATGATGACTACACCATCGAAGATGGTGACTCAAggaataaaaacttataatatgagtatctaaaagaaaaggctaacaaataaaaacaaaactaattagttcagttcaaaatatatttgagatttCTAATCAAATCAAAACCTGTGCAACTAAAATTTCTAGctaaaaaattcaactaaaaaactaaacaatgaaaggtaaaataaaaaaatcacatctcAATCATGAATCTTGAAGTAGAAAACAAGTCGGTTGCAAATTAACCAGATCTTTACATGGAAGAATAACAGTCTAACACTAAAAATGGTCTCAGGCCAACTTGTATCGTTCCTAAAGATTTGTTCAAAGTCCTTCAATAAACAACTTAAACATTTGAACCAATACATAAATCTACCCCAAAAATTTCATGTAATAGtacattgataaaataaatgattaataaTCCCAATCTTCTCACAATAAAAGGGACAGAGAGCATCCTCATGATTAATAATCTTCCTCTCAGCTAAAAAACTCATGGAGGAGCCACATGAATATATCAATTTTAGAAGTTGTAAAACCAagcaaaatagaaaaagaaggaGCTAGCccctaaaataaataagttatcTAGAAATTTGTAgcttaaataaactaaataaataccGAAACTATTAAATTTCCATACCTCTTTATATCTTCTCCTcttgaaaaaactaaattaaaaacacttcaCCTCTCCGATTAAACTTTATCTTCTAGCTTCCTCGTTTCCTGAGTTACAAAACTGAGAGATTTATGGAACGGTAACCCTCCATTGAACCTCCACAACGAAGACTTGTTAGGCCTCAtgctataaagaaaaaaaacccaccaccgtttttgcatttttcaaatatttcccTAAGGAAACCCTTCTCTCAATTGAAGGATCGATCCACATCCTGCCAAAGCACTGCATGTGAGTATGCGACACCTACCCCAATTACCTCACTCAGCATTAGTTGACAAGCCAGCATTGTTGGCCGCTAGCCAGCCAAAAGCATGACCAATTTTACTAGTACCTATTTTTCCACAAGAAACTCCCTTGAGAGACACtaatagaaatgaaaatataaagggTAAATTTAGTACAGTAAATTAAAACCAAGATACCatagaaattaagaaataagaaCATTTATTACATAGACTCAAAATTAACAAGACACAAGCACAGCAAATTATTTAAGATCGACACAATTAAAAGACTCATTAACAAGAAGCAAATGACAATGACACTAAAAATTAAAGAGTACAGCCCAGTATTTAACTCCTCCTACAAAAACTCACATCCTTCATTGCAATCTCCATGATCTCCACCTTGTACTTCTTTGAAGAATATCACCATTCTTTTCATGAAAGAAGGGATAAGAGAGATCATCACATGCAAGTCTTTTCAAGAAATAACTTGATGCCCAAACTGCTCAGCCCTGTCTTTCATTTCCCTTGCCTTGACAGCCAACTTCATGCGTGCCTGTTCCAGCTGGTCTGACCCTGGAGGATGCCTCCCAGTAACATACCTAATTCAACAGgtcaatttcaaaatattacgtgacacattttatttattaatattattaacatagccccaggaaagaaagaaagagatgctCTTACCCATAGATCCATGACATGGCAGTAATTCCTGCCACACCAAAGCCACCAGAGGCCAAGAACCCCATAAGCAAGAGAGAAACTGTCATCACAGCAGGAACAATAACTGGACTGAATATGACCAGCAATGGAGTGGCTATGGTCAACAGAATGACCGTGGCAGCAAGGGTCAAACCGGAGAGCACTAAGAGAGATCCACCAGCAGTGACAGCAGTGGTTGCCTTGACTATTTGCTGGGACCTCGGTTGTTTCCCTGGTTGCTGTGATTGTTGAAGCTCAGCCATTGATGCAGGATCAAACGATATTGTCTACAATTCAAATAGAATTTTACCAAGAGATTACTTTGAATATTGTAAATTGCTGGGAACCGTGTGATTTTCTCGTGTGCGAGGGTGGAGTTATAAAGAGAGAAGGCTATTAAGGTGGGTCCCAAGGGGTAGGCACGTGCCAAAGAGACACGAGGCACGTGTTGAGGAGATTGTAATTTGTCATGCAAGGGTTGCATGCAACCCGAAAGGTTTAGTTTTAGGACACGTTGttttaagaaatgaaatgaaatgaaaatgaaacaaaacGACGGACAGCTTTGGGAGGCCTCGAGGAATCCAGAACCACGCGTTTAATAATTATCCACTGTGCATGAACATAGCTGCATGAatagtttttcaaattatttaccTCCAGATATTTTTTTGCGACTTAATTTCCTTCAAGATTATTGCATCTCTATAGGTTTATAATTGATCTTTTATACTACAAATTCatatatttatgataaatttttgcTTTCCCCTTCCTTGGAATTCAAATCTGGGTTATTATGTGGGGGGAAATTAAAACCTATTTactatcttaattaattagtggttaaatatatataaaagtaaatctaaatataatattttttttgtccttttttttatccatatttttatttaaagatgttttaaaatgttttcaactttttaaacgaagcacatgaaaaaaatacgATTACTTCGAAATTGTAATCTCTCTATTCATTTAATTAgaattctattttaaaatataagttgCTACTATATTTTACATcgtataagaaaaataaatagttatatcttcaaatatttatttcaatatcctaaatgttaaatatttatttcaaatattcatatatgtgtgtgtgtgtgtgtgtgtgtgttatgtcaatgttgtatatattatattggaGTAAAAAGTATacaatacaaatttatacatgttcagtcatattttgatataatatttatatcacttttatcattcattaaataaaataattatctaaaaaatactCATTTAAGTAGGCATTCATTATGATTAAATCATCATCCCTAAATGCATCATTATTATTTAGAGTGTATTTGATATTGttgtagtaattattttttaaattgttttttgttcagaaatatatcaaagtaatatatatattttttaaaaaaaattatttataacatcagcatatcaaaataataaaaatctaaattaaaaaacaatattttagcgTCAGtgcaaaacataaaatacttGACAGACCCATACTCTTCCAACGCTCAAGGTGACTAAAATTAGTGATGAGTCCACGTGAAAGGAACACTTTATCCGTTTCTCAAAAATCAGGAGGCATTGGGCCTGTTAGCCTGCTATCCTTCAGCCCAAGAGGCTTGTGGGATATACTATATGGGCCCATGGACTGTCGCTGCTATTAACTTTGAGGCTTTGAGCTGGTTTCTCTTCGGGCTAATACTTTTATGGTCCTATTCGggaataaaacaataaaataaaccaGAGAAGAATAGACTGATTTCACAAGGGAAaacataacacaaaaaaaagttaattataacGGTTGTTTATTGAGCTGATAAACATCATAACTACGCGATAGCATGATCAAATTGATTGTgaaaaagggaaaaggaagaTAATGCGGTAAAGATATAATGTTTTcacatgatatttttataataacctaattaaaaattttacacaatctgataaaataaaaaaacagagcgGATTTATGTAGAAACTTTACCTTGGGAATAAGAAAGATTAAGAACATTAATGTAGAAACTTTTAatggattaaaataaataaataatagggTGTTAAGCATTTATAAAAGGagtaaactagaaaaaaaaaattcattcttttGCTTTATTGGTGGCCGGCTGCTACTAGAGAGAAGGGGGGAGATGgtttcaaaatttctttatttttttttctcttgaaaatgattgggttttatcataaaatcaaaGGGAAAAACTTCTCAAGTTTAAGAATCAAGTTGCCAAAATCACTAAGATAAGAATTAAGAGAAGAAATTTGAGGTTTTAGATAGAGAATTAATTGGTTAACATTTGAAGTTTACTTTCATACGTGGTAAGAAGTTTTAAACCCAATAATATGAGCTTTATGGAATAAACTATAGTTTTAtgcatgaaattgaatttttctaattagggttcttgaagagtaattttggaaaaatgTTAGATTGTTATAAATTATTGCAATTGGggtaaattatgttataaataatgtATTATAGTagataattgaagaaaatatcatgttttgtatcaaataaatttttaggtttATCTCAACAACAAGGAAGATGTTAATTAACTtcaggatattttttttgtttatgacaTAGTTTGGTTGGtatgtttaaatttttgaaaaattatcttttgttgTGATTAAAAACTTAGAAACTAAAGCATTACAATTTAACTTAGAAAAGTTTATATAGTATATTATATGATCTAGccttttttattcctttaaattataatgtatgtatttaattaactCATTGAATATTCTTTTGGAattatgatattcttttttgtaattataggTACAAAGAATGGAGATCGTTATAATTTTCTGCAAAAGGGCATTGGTGTTTAATTGGTAAGTTTTGACTTTTAGTTTGCTCTGGTTTTAAGGGGTTGAAATCCCACAACTTTGgtccccataaaaaaaaaaaacaaaaaaagacagACAAAGACAGcattatagttttgttttgttgaaaagGTCAGCCCAAAGAGAAACAATCTAACCTGTATGTGTTTCATATGACCACCCTATTTTGTAGAATACAAAATTATGGTTGCTGCCTTGAGGAGATCTGAGCTAGGGGCTAGCAGCTATGTACAAGCCAGAGGGGAAGAATATGGAAAATAATGGGGGGTTAGGGTTTTCTGGTTTAATATATACATGGACCATATTTTGAAAAGAATCaactttttagttattatttaaaatataataataatcttatatatatatatatatatatatatatatatatatatatgacttttTGATAGTAGTCTCATTATTTGAGAGTTATTGATAATTTCTTTGTGGCTATATAAAATCTGAAACTAGCTTTAAATCTTAATTCAAAGctcaaaaactattttaatatcagggtttttctttttatgttactaattctatttgtttttgtgttttaaaagtgtttttgaaaaaatttgaaattttttttattttttttgttttaatttaatatttttttgtgttttcaaatcattatgatgcgctgatatcaaaaataatttttaaaaaataaaaaaaattattttaatgtatttctagataaaaaaatactttaaaaaacaaccgcaatcaCTCTTACAACCAAGCTCAAgtggaagagaaaagaagattgTTAGCAATGTAGATGAAGAAAAAGGCTCCtgtattttctttatttgttgtgTATGTAGAGATTGGAGAGAAGAGAAatgaacgttttttttttttagaaaaggaaGAGACGAAGgtagttattaatattattttttaataataaaactcagggcatattttaataataaaacaaatgctTGATACCGTTTTATTTGATAGATAGATGAAAATGGAGGCCAGGACTTTAGAGGTCTTAGTTTTAATCCACGTAGATTTCTTATGTAATGCCATTTGTTTGAAAACAATTATTCTTTAATCTATTTCTgcttaataacataattaattacttgatctcatgttttaaaaaaacctaatatctgattttagcttgattttgttgattttttcatttcaattaaattgttgatttttttttacctaacttgattttttttcataatggattttaattaatccttaatagatttttttttgttcaaaatgcACCGGGTGTAGATAAATAACAAAAGAACTAAAAATCAAGGTTTTTTCAATGTACTATCATTCAAATCACTATTCACCATAATAGTTTAAGGTTTTTCATTGcaattaagtttttgttttccaattaagccattcaattcaaatttattgtaatttattttttctaattttgtctttattattttaattttaattttttttcttgattattttataaaagttgtatttattttcaatttaatccccaGTTATAATTagtcat from the Populus nigra chromosome 1, ddPopNigr1.1, whole genome shotgun sequence genome contains:
- the LOC133682221 gene encoding zinc finger CCCH domain-containing protein 54; its protein translation is MLKGVNPNHLRNFYNSGENPISVLKLTPARYDSIDDEIYSTDEFRMYAYKIKKCTRTRSHDWTECPYAHLGEKATRRDPREVPYTAIACPEFRNGHCLKGDECEFAHGVFEYWLHPSRYRTRACNAGRFCQRKVCFFAHTPEQLRPQDKYTCPLVYRARMNGHENGIFGFGSSREDGATSHTMLGPLSPMAIRMDGRSYFDGASDFLNSLRNSKIADENDHDQEIRGLKRSGISELDLELPHIDWISELVE
- the LOC133690213 gene encoding oleosin Cor a 13-like, producing MAELQQSQQPGKQPRSQQIVKATTAVTAGGSLLVLSGLTLAATVILLTIATPLLVIFSPVIVPAVMTVSLLLMGFLASGGFGVAGITAMSWIYGYVTGRHPPGSDQLEQARMKLAVKAREMKDRAEQFGHQVIS